From Drosophila yakuba strain Tai18E2 chromosome 2L, Prin_Dyak_Tai18E2_2.1, whole genome shotgun sequence, one genomic window encodes:
- the LOC6528746 gene encoding uncharacterized protein LOC6528746, which yields MKQFALFSIFLLILAVGLAQMPLQVAAQGQNGQPQGQPPRPPNGNGNGNQQSGQGQSGQNN from the exons ATGAAGCAGTTCGCATTGTTCAGCATCTTTCTCCTAATTCTGGCTGTGGGCTTG GCACAAATGCCGCTGCAGGTGGCCGCCCAGGGCCAAAATGGACAACCGCAGGGACAGCCGCCAAGACCGccaaatggcaatggaaacGGCAACCAGCAGAGTGGACAAGGACAAAGCGGGCAGAACAACTAG